The Canis lupus baileyi chromosome 29, mCanLup2.hap1, whole genome shotgun sequence genome includes a region encoding these proteins:
- the FANK1 gene encoding fibronectin type 3 and ankyrin repeat domains protein 1 isoform X1, translated as MVVPSSSEDTGPGLKVWGKNTGITPSSKPHPPVVGKVTHHSIELYWDLEKRAKRQGPQEQWFRFSIEEEDPKMHTYEHADWIPWCPPHACLLPSRGYATKHVVEGLEPRTLYRFRLKVTSPSGEYEYSPVVSVSTTREPISSEHFHRAVNVNDEDLLVRILQGGNVKVDVPNKFGFTALMVAAQKGYSRLVKILVSNGTDVNLRNGSGKDSLMLACYAGHLDVVKYLRRHGASWETRDLGGCTALHWAADGGHCSVIEWMIKDGCEVDAADTGSGWTPLMRVSAVSGNQRVASLLIEAGADVNMKDKDGKTPLMVAVLNNHEELVQLLLDKGADATVKNEFGKGVLEMARVFDRQNVVSLLEERKKTHAAKK; from the exons GAATCACACCATCCTCAAAGCCTCATCCACCTGTTGTGGGCAAAGTGACTCATCACAGTATTGAATTGTACTGGGATCTGGAAAAGAGAGCGAAACGGCAAGGACCTCAGGAGCAGTGGTTCAGGTTCTCGATCGAAGAAGAAGACCCCAAAATGCACACTTACG AGCATGCTGATTGGATTCCCTGGTGTCCTCCTCATGCCTGTCTCCTCCCATCTAGGGGATATGCAACGAAGCATGTTGTGGAAGGTCTGGAACCACGGACACTGTACAGATTTCGACTGAAGGTCACCAGCCCCTCTGGAGAGTATGAGTACAGCCCAGTGGTCTCCGTGTCTACAACCA GAGAACCCATAAGTAGTGAGCATTTCCATCGAGCTGTCAATGTGAATGATGAAGATTTGCTGGTTCGAATACTTCAAGGAGG AAATGTGAAGGTCGATGTTCCCAATAAGTTTGGCTTTACCGCTCTGATGGTCGCTGCCCAGAAAGGATACAGCAG GCTTGTGAAAATCCTCGTTTCTAACGGCACAGATGTGAATCTGAGGAACGGAAGTGGCAAGGACAG TCTGATGCTTGCGTGCTACGCAGGACACCTAGACGTTGTGAAATATCTCCGAAGACATGGCGCTTCTTGGGAGACCAGAGACCTAGGAGGCTGCACTGCTCTGCACTGGGCTGCAGATGGAGGCCACTGCAGTGTGATCGAGTGGATGATAAAAGACGGCTGTGAG GTAGACGCTGCGGACACGGGCTCAGGATGGACCCCACTCATGAGAGTCTCTGCTGTCTCAGGAAACCAGAGGGTAGCCTCTCTGCTGATTGAAGCTGGAGCGGACGTGAACATGAAAGACAAAGATGGAAAGACCCCTCTGATG GTGGCTGTGTTAAATAATCACGAGGAGTTAGTCCAGCTACTTCTTGACAAAGGGGCAGATGCAACTGTAAAGAATGAG TTTGGCAAAGGTGTGCTAGAGATGGCCAGAGTTTTTGACAGACAG AACGTGGTCTCCCtgttggaagaaaggaaaaaaacccacgcGGCAAAGAAGTAG
- the FANK1 gene encoding fibronectin type 3 and ankyrin repeat domains protein 1 isoform X3 yields MSHYQKTLVFAAHCPQASNHKMNLFHFPIFACCRASWVGCTRKCPPPGELYWPGEPISSEHFHRAVNVNDEDLLVRILQGGNVKVDVPNKFGFTALMVAAQKGYSRLVKILVSNGTDVNLRNGSGKDSLMLACYAGHLDVVKYLRRHGASWETRDLGGCTALHWAADGGHCSVIEWMIKDGCEVDAADTGSGWTPLMRVSAVSGNQRVASLLIEAGADVNMKDKDGKTPLMVAVLNNHEELVQLLLDKGADATVKNEFGKGVLEMARVFDRQNVVSLLEERKKTHAAKK; encoded by the exons ATGTCCCACTATCAAAAAACCCTGGTCTTTGCTGCGCATTGTCCTCAAGCTTCTAACCACAAAATGAacttatttcattttccaataTTTGCATGCTGCAGAGCTTCCTGGGTAGGATGCACCAGGAAGTGCCCCCCACCGGGAGAGCTGTACTGGCCAG GAGAACCCATAAGTAGTGAGCATTTCCATCGAGCTGTCAATGTGAATGATGAAGATTTGCTGGTTCGAATACTTCAAGGAGG AAATGTGAAGGTCGATGTTCCCAATAAGTTTGGCTTTACCGCTCTGATGGTCGCTGCCCAGAAAGGATACAGCAG GCTTGTGAAAATCCTCGTTTCTAACGGCACAGATGTGAATCTGAGGAACGGAAGTGGCAAGGACAG TCTGATGCTTGCGTGCTACGCAGGACACCTAGACGTTGTGAAATATCTCCGAAGACATGGCGCTTCTTGGGAGACCAGAGACCTAGGAGGCTGCACTGCTCTGCACTGGGCTGCAGATGGAGGCCACTGCAGTGTGATCGAGTGGATGATAAAAGACGGCTGTGAG GTAGACGCTGCGGACACGGGCTCAGGATGGACCCCACTCATGAGAGTCTCTGCTGTCTCAGGAAACCAGAGGGTAGCCTCTCTGCTGATTGAAGCTGGAGCGGACGTGAACATGAAAGACAAAGATGGAAAGACCCCTCTGATG GTGGCTGTGTTAAATAATCACGAGGAGTTAGTCCAGCTACTTCTTGACAAAGGGGCAGATGCAACTGTAAAGAATGAG TTTGGCAAAGGTGTGCTAGAGATGGCCAGAGTTTTTGACAGACAG AACGTGGTCTCCCtgttggaagaaaggaaaaaaacccacgcGGCAAAGAAGTAG
- the FANK1 gene encoding fibronectin type 3 and ankyrin repeat domains protein 1 isoform X2, whose amino-acid sequence MVVPSSSEDTGPGLKVWGKNTGITPSSKPHPPVVGKVTHHSIELYWDLEKRAKRQGPQEQWFRFSIEEEDPKMHTYGIIYTGYATKHVVEGLEPRTLYRFRLKVTSPSGEYEYSPVVSVSTTREPISSEHFHRAVNVNDEDLLVRILQGGNVKVDVPNKFGFTALMVAAQKGYSRLVKILVSNGTDVNLRNGSGKDSLMLACYAGHLDVVKYLRRHGASWETRDLGGCTALHWAADGGHCSVIEWMIKDGCEVDAADTGSGWTPLMRVSAVSGNQRVASLLIEAGADVNMKDKDGKTPLMVAVLNNHEELVQLLLDKGADATVKNEFGKGVLEMARVFDRQNVVSLLEERKKTHAAKK is encoded by the exons GAATCACACCATCCTCAAAGCCTCATCCACCTGTTGTGGGCAAAGTGACTCATCACAGTATTGAATTGTACTGGGATCTGGAAAAGAGAGCGAAACGGCAAGGACCTCAGGAGCAGTGGTTCAGGTTCTCGATCGAAGAAGAAGACCCCAAAATGCACACTTACGGTATCATTTATAC GGGATATGCAACGAAGCATGTTGTGGAAGGTCTGGAACCACGGACACTGTACAGATTTCGACTGAAGGTCACCAGCCCCTCTGGAGAGTATGAGTACAGCCCAGTGGTCTCCGTGTCTACAACCA GAGAACCCATAAGTAGTGAGCATTTCCATCGAGCTGTCAATGTGAATGATGAAGATTTGCTGGTTCGAATACTTCAAGGAGG AAATGTGAAGGTCGATGTTCCCAATAAGTTTGGCTTTACCGCTCTGATGGTCGCTGCCCAGAAAGGATACAGCAG GCTTGTGAAAATCCTCGTTTCTAACGGCACAGATGTGAATCTGAGGAACGGAAGTGGCAAGGACAG TCTGATGCTTGCGTGCTACGCAGGACACCTAGACGTTGTGAAATATCTCCGAAGACATGGCGCTTCTTGGGAGACCAGAGACCTAGGAGGCTGCACTGCTCTGCACTGGGCTGCAGATGGAGGCCACTGCAGTGTGATCGAGTGGATGATAAAAGACGGCTGTGAG GTAGACGCTGCGGACACGGGCTCAGGATGGACCCCACTCATGAGAGTCTCTGCTGTCTCAGGAAACCAGAGGGTAGCCTCTCTGCTGATTGAAGCTGGAGCGGACGTGAACATGAAAGACAAAGATGGAAAGACCCCTCTGATG GTGGCTGTGTTAAATAATCACGAGGAGTTAGTCCAGCTACTTCTTGACAAAGGGGCAGATGCAACTGTAAAGAATGAG TTTGGCAAAGGTGTGCTAGAGATGGCCAGAGTTTTTGACAGACAG AACGTGGTCTCCCtgttggaagaaaggaaaaaaacccacgcGGCAAAGAAGTAG